Within Brachyhypopomus gauderio isolate BG-103 chromosome 4, BGAUD_0.2, whole genome shotgun sequence, the genomic segment TCAATAACACACAGACTGGCTGTGCTGAGGTTTGTGCTCAGGCAGATGGTTCGTCCTTTGGGAACCTGGAGCAGTGAAGGACCAGTTGCTCCACCCTGGGGCCCAATGCTTCATCTGTCAGGTTCTCTGGCTGCGTAACAGATCCGTCAAGAGACCACTATACCTGCACACACGTATTGGGTCTGGATCATGAACAGCCTTCACATCAAAGGCCAGAGAGAATAGCATTTCCTCTCAGTATGAAAACCAATGCACTGGATCGCATAATTGCACATCGGCATCAATTAGCCCCTAATGAGGCTGGCTAGATTAGATCTGACCAAGAGGAGATGAAACAAGGCTTTTAATGGTCCAGACAAGCCTCTTTCTTCCCTCACTGTGACTTGGCaggtttttgtcttttgtcttTCCTGGGCTTGTCTGATGTATTTCACATGTAAATAAGAGATGCGTTTTTCCTCTTTCCTCATTCAGACGTCTGGATCAAACAAGAACTTCATTCCTCAGAACAATCAGCTCATCAAACCACCGTGAAGGTGCCAACTAATTCCCAAACAACAAATCCGGGTCTAGCCGTTCATCTCGGCGGGCTTCGTTTGCTCATATACAACCTTTGAACGTGCGTGCTAAAGATGGGAAGAGACTGGTGAGGGGTGAGACGGAGGAAGGGTGAAAGAAACAGTCAATAGGGCTAATAAACAGCTGGCTTCCTGAGGAGGGGTTATCTCCCTGCAGCCCACTCTCTAACAGCACTGACATGCCCGTGCTGGAAAACTCAGCACTCCCAGAACAGCCTACAACTCCCAGGGGGCCACATTCTGCCTCTGGAATGACGTCAGCACAGGCATCTGCAGGCTGTAAGAGGGAAGAGCGAGtcagaagagaggaagagagacggtTCAATTTGACCACTTAACTCATTTTGTTTGCTTCAGCAAAAGAGCGCTGCTGTCCAGACCGCTCAGCCCTGCCAGAGAAGAATACAGAAGTCACACAACAGTCACCGCAGCTGGTTTAACTTGTTTCAGATGAGGAACCAGCTGTGGGATAATGTTAAACGCATTCTTTTGTTTACTATTTTTGAATCCTTCAAAAATATAGTCTTGTAACTTGATCCATATACCCTCTTGGGTAATAGATTTTGATCATTTTCAACCAATCAGTATATTCGTTTCAGTTCTCTGCGTAATCGGTTAATTTATGCTTAACTCTTGAACCTTCTACTGTGACTAAGAGCAGATTACTGCACCTGGTTCTTGACAGTTTAACGACTAAATGAACAGCAAGGTGGTTCAAAGTGAAGCACTCGACTTCTCTACTACATTTTTCATCCTTGATGAGTTCTCTTTACAGGACATCAGGCCACAGCCCTCATCAATGCCTGGCCACCCATCAGGCAGTCGGGACAGAGGAGATTAAATATTCTGTTCTTGGTAAAAGCTGCATCCCAGGACACAGAAACGAATGTCAGCCAAGACAGCTCTGTGTCCCCCCTGTGCCTGTCACACTGCTTAATAAGCACTGCCCCTCTCCTTATGCTCACCGCCAAGTGTTTCTGTTTAAAAAGCTTTGCACTTCATAACCGAAGAAAGGAAGGCAAGATTCAAACGGTGGCAGCTTGAAAGGGAAGGTCAGACTGCCCACCACGGGCACATGGAGGCGATGTTTCAAAGTCAGGTAGTAACTACGGAGAAAGAGCTGTGCGTTCTTCACTTGTACTGCGCTTGTCTGACTTCCTCTGGAGTGCCGTCTGCATTTTTTAGGTTTATTGAGGCATTGATCCCAGAGTATTGACCACAATGACTGTGGCTTGTAGGTTTGGACAGTTTTGGGATGTGATCTTTGTTCAAGAGCTGCAAGActgcgggggtgggggtgaagcAATGCAGGCAGGCTGGCTGGCTGTTCTCACAGGACTCACTGGGTCCCCTTAGTCAACCTGTACAAGCATGAATTGGACCTATATGCAGAAGACAAATGAGTGAACTTGTTGTCGGTAGCACATTGCACGAGTCGCTGTCCTAGCTAACTGGATACGAAGGACTCAAACGATGGGTGAGCACCATTGCCTGGATCGCCTTTATGACATCACAGGAATGATCAGACCACGCCcctttcccctccccctctgctcaGTTCCCTAGCAGAACAGCAACAGTTCGTAATGCCAGGAGAACAGAGTCGGTTATGTTCCAAAGTGAGTGAAATGCGGCCCTGGGGAAGAGAACGCCCCAGGGCCGCACCTCTGCTAGGGCAGCGGCTGGCAAACACAAAGgtaaacaaaataaaagactAGCTTGGTCTTGACACAAACCCACAGACCGTGATAGAAGTGGGGTAATGGATTTTAAATGACGGACAGACTACGGTATGTGTGTTTTACTGAGCTTACCTATTTATAGTATGCCATTAGGTCCTAAAAACATGGTCTCTCGAGCCCAATTCTCCCAGCCTTGCCTTTCACCTGTACCCACTTcagaaaggaaaaacaaaacgcaagaaaaacaaatataaaatctGTAAATCTAATGGTTAAATGTGAGAATTACGATTTTGCTCATAAAACAGTAACTGCTTTGTGAAGGACACAGGCAGAGCTGGTGAGAATCTAGCCACCCTTTCTGCATCTACAATTCATTACTCACAAAAGACCAAGTGCAAAAATCACACCAGTACGGCCCTTTTTTCTGACAAGACAAAAACGACATTCATTAGGAACAAAATCATGGAAATTCatcaagaagaaaaaaagaaattcaCAGGTTGTATTCACATCAGTGTAGGAACTTAAAATTAGCAAGAGTAAATCTCTGATTACATCCATCTGTTAGCAGTGAATTTAGAAGAAAATAGACCGCGGTAAAGAGGCGGGGGATGGGACCGGTAACGTAACACCGCTCGTGGTTGTGACACGTTGTATGATGATCGTTATATGTGACGCTGTTGGTTTTGGGTGGTGTTTGAGCACAGGTACACTACATCAGTGTCTCCAACGCCCTACCTGATGGAGCTTCAATGGCACAGCCTGCTAAGGGGTTGAGAATGAAGCGGCGATGTCACCCAGGCGTGGTAGAAACCAACGGTGGTGTCCACATTTGTGGAGTTGGAAAAACACCTAATTCTGAAGACTGAGACTGATGTACAGTGGGCTGTACTTGGTTTTCACTGTGGCACAAAATCATTTTCATAAATAAAGAAGATGGATCATATCTAGCAATTAGAGAGATGAGCTCCACCAATTAAAGAATATCAAACACCTGAGGGACTGTATGTTTAAATACACCCAAGGGACTGTATGTTTAAATACACCCAAGGGACTGTATGTTTAAATACAAAGATTAACTGTTTCGGTCACTCTTTAACTTCCTCTAAATAGTATACAGTTTTCAGTTGTTTTTACTGTGACAAATCTCACTATTTCCAAATGTGATCATTTATTAAGGGCGTCTCAGTTGTGCTGGTTCTATCTGAGCTGCAAACAGAAATACACAATAACGCATTTAAATCGTGTACAAATTTCTCCAGCGTTCTttattgctgtaaaaaaaaaaaaaaaaaaaaaacaattcgcACCTCTCCCCAAAAACATGCGCACATGtgcgcatccacacacacacacacacacacacacacacacacctttcacaACTGAAGTAGACTTCCTCACAAAGAAGAGAGTGGATGTTTGACACAAGACAAGTTGAAAGAAAATTTAAAAAGTAAACCTTTCATGTTTTTCAGAACACCATTACGTTTTAAATACTGTCCCAAAAGATCACGAGGGCTGTGAacacagaaagggagagaaggcATCCAGGATGGTAGTATGTGAAAAGCTGATACCTTATCAGAGTCCATATCAGTCTCCACAACACCCTCCCTGTACGGGCAAGTCACCTGTTCCAGAGGTTACCACGGAAACACTTACACGGGAGCcccaggactgtgtgtgtgagtgtgtgtgtgtgtttattcctCCTGAAATGGAAGGAAAAATACCATGGCTGCTTGGCACTCACATAACTGCAAGTCCAGCAAGAGTGCGCAGGAGTGTGTGAAGGTGAGCAGAGATCAGCGGGAGTCCTGCTCAGCAGAATAACACCGGTCCTCCCTGCAGGACCCTGTCCCGCAACACAGCGCTCTGCAGAGCAGGACATAACCTGGGCTCTCATTCCACAGGAAGCAGCGTGGCACAGAGTCCTGCTGCGGCAAAGTAAGTGTAAAGGAGGTACAGAGGACAATGAGGGGCAgggggagaggtagaggtagagagagagtgagggggggagaggtagaggtagagagagagagtgagaggggggagaggtagaggtagagagagagagtgagaggggggagaggtagaggtagagagagagagagtgagaggggggagagagggagagagagagagagagagagagagagaggagagagagagagggagggggggagaggagagagagagagagagagagagagagagagagagagagagagagagagagagagagagagagagagagggggagaggagagagagagaggagagagagagagagggagagagggagagagagagagagagagagggggagaggagagagagagggagggaggaggagagagagagagagagggggggagagagaaggggagagagagagagagaggggggggggggggagagggaggggggagaggagagagagagagagagagagaggggagagagagagagagggagaatgagagagggagaatgagagcgagagagagagagggggggagagagagagagagagagagagggagagagagagagagagagagagagggagagagagagagggagaatgagagcgagagagagagcgagagagagagagagagaggggggagagagagagagagagagagagagagagagagagagagagagagagagagagagagagggagaatgagagcGAGAGCTCACACAGGAACTTTAGAAGAACATGTCCTGGAAGAGCGTTTGGCCCATCTCGATGTAGGCCTCCTTCTCCTGGGCGCTCATCTGCTCCACCAGCTCAGGACGCTGGCTCACCACCCTGTAGGAGAAGGACCTTCCCCCGACCATCACTACAGGATCATCGCCCACTTCCTCAaactcctcgtcttcctcctcctcgtcttcctcctcctgcctCCCCAATCTCAGCGTGGCTGTGGCCACGTGGGCGGAGGGCTGGGCTGGAGAGTCCTCTTCCGATTCGCTGGTGTCGCTCTCAGAGTCGCTGGCATTGGCCGCCGGGAGGGCGGACTTGGAGAGGGCGCCGCCCGCTGTCCCGCCCCCGCTCCTCTTCTCATGGATGAGGAGAGCACGCATCACTTCCTCGTTCTCATCCTGCGCTAGGCCACGCCCCGCCATGCCCTCCCGGGTCATCATGGAGTCCTCACCAGCTGCGGGGCAGAAACGAACACCGCTCAACACCACGCTCCTCAACCGTGAAACACAGCTCACCACCAAGTTCTGGGCAGTGCTGTGGGGCCCAGAGAGCTACGCTGGTACTCACGGTTCTTGAGGGCGTCCGTCTCGCTGTACGCCCCTTCCACGGTGCTCTCCGTCATCCACTTTGGCCTCTCTTTCTGGGCCTTGGCCTCAGCggcctggacctgctggagctcCTGGTCCTCCATGCTGATGACCACGTTCTGCTTGTACAGGTCAGCGTAGGACGGCTCCTTCTTGCTCCAGACCTCCAGACGGGGACCCGTTTGTCCTGCAGATGCCGTAGCGCGCTCCCGGCTGCAGGGGGCAGATACAGACACGCCACTCATTTAGAGTTGGTGGAAAAAGACCTGACAGCGGGGAAAATAAATTCTAGCCCAACTGGACAATTTCAAATCCTTAAAACCAACATGAGATGTAGCTAGTTAGAAGATCTGACTGGTGCTGATCTGTTACGGAGGACCTGGAAAAAGTTCCTGCTCAAGGATCTGACGGACAGAAACCAGTCTGCAGGTCAACAGTGCATCAAGCACACGAAAATCTACACCGCTTGTCCTGTAGGTGagcaggagtgggaggggccaaCCTCTGCTGGAGGGAGAGGATTTCTGCAGGCTCCGGCTCCAGCAGGTCGTGCGACAGGTTGACGTCTTCGGTCTCCCGCAGGAGCACATAAATGGGCTCGATCTGCTCGTTGAAGCGAGCCACCAGCGTGCGGGCGTCCTTCTTCGGCACGGCCGACTCGTCTTCCTCCACCTCCGTCTGACAGAACGTACAGCGGAACGTCCCTGGAGAGACACACAGCAACAGGAAGAACTAACACCATGAACTGATGattcataataataaaaaaagcttAGTGTTTTATAAAAAATAGGAAAAAAgtataattaaaaatatatatatatatataaagctaACTTTACATCATCGTGGCAGTAGAAATGGCAGCTTTGTTTGATCACTgctagtataaaaaaaaaagtaaacagacatacacagaGTGGCTGGTGGTTTGGCATAATGAGCAGGACTGGTTTGCCATCTGGTGCTGAAGTTATTTACAGCCACTCTGATGATAGAACACAGCAGGACTCTGTGTGTGGTACGTTTGTTAGCTCCTGGGCATATAGTACGCATATATAGTTTTGCTCAAATCAGCGTGGATAAACATCTACATAAACTGGAATAAGGCTCACACTCGTATCTCAGGAAGGCTTGTTCAATTTTTAAAAGGAACAGTGGTTTTACATTTGGCAGTCAGGGTCAGAGGTGGTTATTcaagaggagagggagaaaacTGCTCTGGAGTTTTTGGACTGGAGGTGAAATCAACAAAGTAAATGATTCATTGCGATTTCCATTCTGAAAAGCTATTTTGGCAGGCTGACAATTCCTGCGAAAGCGCTGGTGAAAAACAACCCCCTGCGGCAGGGACTTTTATTACAGCACTGCCCTCCACCAATCCACACACAGGGTGTGGCCAGACCATT encodes:
- the gtf2e1 gene encoding general transcription factor IIE subunit 1, with product MTEPELLTEVPAALKRLAKQVVRGFYGVEHALALDVLIRNSCVREEDMLELLKFDRKQLRSVLNTLKGDKFVKCRMRVETAPDGKTTRHNYYFINYRLLVNVVKYKLDHMRRRIETDERDSTNRASFRCPCCRSTFTDLEANQLFDPMTGTFRCTFCQTEVEEDESAVPKKDARTLVARFNEQIEPIYVLLRETEDVNLSHDLLEPEPAEILSLQQSRERATASAGQTGPRLEVWSKKEPSYADLYKQNVVISMEDQELQQVQAAEAKAQKERPKWMTESTVEGAYSETDALKNPGEDSMMTREGMAGRGLAQDENEEVMRALLIHEKRSGGGTAGGALSKSALPAANASDSESDTSESEEDSPAQPSAHVATATLRLGRQEEEDEEEEDEEFEEVGDDPVVMVGGRSFSYRVVSQRPELVEQMSAQEKEAYIEMGQTLFQDMFF